Proteins from one Nitrobacteraceae bacterium AZCC 2146 genomic window:
- a CDS encoding galactose mutarotase-like enzyme (product_source=COG2017; cog=COG2017; pfam=PF01263; superfamily=74650) codes for MDRHTISNGRVTAVIKADGAELCSLKNAQGQEVLWQAGPEWPRHAPILFPIVGKLKDDVLRHRGQSYAMTQHGFARDQRFAWVGQGPASCALSLRDNAASRAKYPFAFRLDVTYAIEGDALVIGYAITNTGDEILPASIGAHPAFNWPLVEGVDKNDHTIIFSDAEPAPIRRLEGGLLLPQSEPTPVQGGALALSESLFAADAMILDQLASTSLRYMAPGGPTIDFAWEGFHELGIWSKPSGAALLCIEPWQGYASPVDFDGAFMDKPGVMHIAAGKTRRFVQRIGFA; via the coding sequence ATGGATCGTCACACCATCAGCAATGGTCGCGTCACCGCGGTCATCAAGGCCGACGGCGCCGAACTCTGCTCGTTGAAAAACGCGCAGGGGCAGGAAGTGCTGTGGCAGGCTGGCCCGGAATGGCCGCGCCATGCGCCGATCCTGTTTCCCATCGTCGGCAAGCTGAAGGACGACGTGCTGCGCCATCGCGGCCAATCCTATGCCATGACCCAGCACGGCTTTGCGCGCGACCAGCGCTTTGCCTGGGTAGGGCAGGGACCGGCATCCTGTGCGCTGTCGCTGCGGGACAATGCAGCGAGCCGCGCCAAATATCCTTTCGCGTTCAGGCTCGACGTGACCTACGCCATTGAGGGCGACGCGTTGGTCATCGGCTATGCGATCACCAACACCGGCGATGAGATTCTGCCGGCCTCGATCGGCGCACACCCGGCGTTCAACTGGCCGCTGGTCGAGGGCGTCGACAAGAACGACCACACCATCATCTTTTCCGATGCCGAGCCGGCGCCGATCCGCCGCCTCGAAGGCGGTCTGCTGCTGCCACAGTCCGAGCCGACGCCGGTGCAAGGCGGCGCGCTGGCGCTGTCGGAATCGCTGTTCGCCGCCGATGCGATGATCCTGGACCAGCTCGCCAGCACCTCGCTGCGCTACATGGCGCCGGGTGGCCCGACCATCGATTTCGCCTGGGAGGGATTTCACGAGCTGGGCATCTGGTCGAAACCTTCCGGTGCGGCGCTCCTGTGCATCGAGCCCTGGCAGGGATATGCCAGTCCGGTGGATTTCGATGGCGCGTTCATGGATAAGCCGGGCGTGATGCATATCGCGGCCGGCAAGACGCGCCGCTTCGTGCAGCGGATCGGATTTGCGTAA
- a CDS encoding phospholipid/cholesterol/gamma-HCH transport system substrate-binding protein (product_source=KO:K02067; cog=COG1463; ko=KO:K02067; pfam=PF02470; transmembrane_helix_parts=Inside_1_6,TMhelix_7_29,Outside_30_291) — METRANFVLIGTFTLAVIAAAFGFILWFQNLHSTKQRSPLRIVFEGSASGLRNGGSVNFNGIRVGEVISVKLDNPRRVVALTMVENIAPIRKDTLVGLEFQGLTGVAAISLKGGDEAAPSVPLDQDGVPILTADPASLQDVTESIRATLQNINRIVADNQDAVKNSLRNVETFTATLARNSEVIDGIMSKIDVVMGKAEGVMTKTDNIMLGLDALAGGKDGGELTQAVKSFHELTENLDKRSGALMMDGRRTLGDISRAVNNLDRNPTRLLFGAGTSSTPAPAASTERRRQ, encoded by the coding sequence ATGGAAACGCGGGCGAACTTCGTCCTGATCGGAACATTCACGCTGGCGGTGATCGCCGCGGCGTTCGGCTTTATCCTCTGGTTCCAGAATCTGCATAGCACCAAGCAGCGCAGCCCGCTGCGCATCGTGTTCGAAGGCTCGGCCTCGGGTCTGCGCAACGGCGGCAGCGTCAACTTCAACGGTATCAGAGTCGGCGAAGTCATCTCCGTGAAGCTGGATAACCCGCGACGCGTGGTCGCACTCACCATGGTCGAGAACATCGCGCCGATCCGCAAGGATACGCTGGTGGGGCTTGAGTTCCAGGGCCTGACCGGCGTTGCCGCGATCTCGCTGAAGGGTGGCGACGAAGCCGCCCCTTCGGTGCCGCTGGATCAGGATGGCGTGCCGATCCTGACCGCCGATCCCGCCTCGCTGCAGGATGTCACGGAATCGATCCGGGCGACGCTGCAGAACATCAACCGCATCGTGGCGGACAATCAGGACGCGGTGAAGAACTCGCTGCGCAATGTCGAAACCTTTACGGCGACGCTGGCGCGCAATTCCGAAGTCATCGACGGCATCATGAGCAAGATCGACGTGGTGATGGGCAAGGCTGAAGGCGTGATGACCAAGACCGACAACATCATGCTCGGCCTCGATGCGCTGGCCGGCGGCAAGGACGGCGGCGAACTGACGCAAGCCGTCAAATCGTTTCATGAGCTGACCGAGAATCTCGACAAGCGTTCCGGCGCGCTGATGATGGATGGCCGGCGAACGCTGGGCGACATCAGCCGCGCCGTGAACAATCTCGATCGCAATCCGACGCGGCTGCTGTTCGGTGCGGGAACCAGCAGCACTCCCGCTCCGGCCGCGTCCACCGAGCGGCGGCGGCAGTAG
- a CDS encoding phospholipid/cholesterol/gamma-HCH transport system ATP-binding protein (product_source=KO:K02065; cath_funfam=3.40.50.300; cog=COG1127; ko=KO:K02065; pfam=PF00005; smart=SM00382; superfamily=52540): MPPAISDPIIRVRDLTVAFGRRRVLDGLNLDVSRGEILGFVGASGAGKSVLMRTIIGLVPKLAGNIEVFGTDLGSADTRAQRSVERRWGILFQHGALFSSLSVRQNIQFPMREYLNISQRLLDEITIAKLGMVGLKPEVAERTPSELSGGMIKRVALARALALDPEIVFLDEPTSGLDPIGAGDFDELVRTLQRTLGLTVFMVTHDLDSLHTACDRIAVLGDGKIIAEGTMADMLASQHPWLREYFHGKRARAVVG; this comes from the coding sequence ATGCCTCCCGCAATTTCCGATCCCATCATCCGGGTCCGCGACCTCACGGTCGCCTTTGGCCGCCGGCGCGTGCTGGACGGGCTCAATCTCGATGTCAGCCGGGGCGAAATCCTTGGTTTCGTCGGCGCGTCCGGCGCCGGCAAATCGGTCTTGATGCGCACCATCATCGGTCTGGTGCCGAAGCTTGCCGGCAACATCGAGGTGTTCGGCACCGATCTCGGCAGCGCCGATACCAGGGCACAGCGCAGCGTTGAGCGGCGCTGGGGCATCCTGTTCCAGCACGGCGCGCTGTTCTCCTCGCTCAGCGTGCGGCAGAACATCCAGTTTCCGATGCGGGAATATCTCAATATCTCGCAGCGCCTGCTCGACGAGATCACCATCGCCAAGCTCGGCATGGTCGGCCTGAAACCGGAAGTCGCCGAGCGCACGCCGTCGGAACTCTCCGGCGGCATGATCAAGCGCGTCGCGCTGGCGCGCGCGCTCGCGCTCGATCCTGAAATCGTGTTTCTCGATGAGCCGACCTCGGGCCTCGATCCGATCGGTGCCGGCGACTTCGATGAGCTGGTGCGCACGCTGCAGCGAACTTTGGGCCTGACCGTTTTCATGGTAACTCATGACTTGGACAGCCTTCATACAGCCTGCGACCGGATCGCCGTCTTGGGAGACGGCAAGATCATTGCTGAGGGCACAATGGCCGACATGCTGGCCTCGCAGCATCCCTGGTTGCGGGAATATTTCCACGGCAAGCGCGCACGCGCGGTTGTCGGTTAG
- a CDS encoding phospholipid/cholesterol/gamma-HCH transport system permease protein (product_source=KO:K02066; cog=COG0767,COG1366; ko=KO:K02066; pfam=PF02405,PF13466; superfamily=52091,81464; tigrfam=TIGR00056; transmembrane_helix_parts=Outside_1_126,TMhelix_127_149,Inside_150_169,TMhelix_170_192,Outside_193_201,TMhelix_202_224,Inside_225_272,TMhelix_273_295,Outside_296_309,TMhelix_310_332,Inside_333_352,TMhelix_353_375,Outside_376_377) has translation MSGGPTLEQIAKGDGLALCAAGSWTARFAPALEQIVAEAEKLTGSRPHIFIDVSQVSKLDTFGAWLIERLRRALTRDGIEAQIAGLSTNYSSLVDEVRRVKPAGPPEAARSGIAGVLDRIGRSVFGIGETMLALVDMIGAVIAAWLRVFIHPSRFRLTSMVHHLEQVCWNAVPIVVLITFLIGCIVAQQGIFHFRKFGADVFVVDMLGVLVLRELGVLLVAIMVAGRSGSAYTAELGSMKMREEIDALRTMGFDPIEVLVLPRMIALVLAMPILTFLGAMAALYGGGLVAWLYGGVEPEAFLSRLRDALSINHFTVGMIKAPVMAMVIGIVACVEGLAVQGSAESLGQHTTSSVVKGIFFVIVMDGVFAIFFAAIGM, from the coding sequence GTGAGCGGCGGCCCGACACTGGAACAGATCGCCAAGGGCGACGGCTTGGCGCTGTGTGCGGCGGGATCGTGGACAGCACGTTTCGCCCCGGCGCTTGAGCAGATCGTGGCCGAGGCCGAAAAGCTCACCGGCAGCCGGCCCCACATCTTCATCGACGTCTCCCAGGTCTCGAAACTTGATACCTTTGGTGCCTGGCTGATCGAGCGGTTGCGCCGCGCTTTGACCCGGGACGGCATCGAAGCCCAGATCGCCGGACTGTCGACGAATTATTCCAGCCTGGTGGACGAAGTCCGCCGGGTGAAACCTGCCGGCCCGCCGGAAGCGGCGCGGTCCGGTATCGCCGGCGTGCTGGATAGGATCGGGCGCAGCGTGTTCGGTATCGGCGAAACCATGCTGGCGCTGGTCGATATGATCGGCGCGGTGATCGCTGCCTGGCTGCGCGTATTCATTCATCCCTCCCGATTCCGGCTGACCTCAATGGTGCATCACCTCGAACAGGTCTGCTGGAATGCGGTGCCGATCGTGGTGCTGATCACCTTCCTGATCGGCTGCATCGTCGCCCAGCAGGGCATCTTCCACTTCCGCAAGTTCGGCGCCGACGTCTTCGTCGTCGACATGCTCGGCGTATTGGTGCTGCGCGAACTCGGCGTGCTGCTGGTGGCGATCATGGTCGCCGGCCGTTCCGGCAGCGCCTATACCGCCGAGTTGGGCTCGATGAAGATGCGCGAGGAGATCGACGCGCTGCGCACCATGGGCTTCGACCCCATTGAGGTGCTGGTGCTGCCGCGGATGATCGCGCTGGTGCTGGCGATGCCGATCCTGACCTTTCTCGGCGCGATGGCCGCGCTGTATGGCGGCGGCCTCGTCGCGTGGCTCTATGGCGGCGTCGAGCCCGAGGCATTCCTGTCGCGGCTGCGCGATGCGCTGTCGATCAATCATTTCACCGTCGGCATGATCAAGGCGCCTGTCATGGCCATGGTGATCGGCATCGTCGCTTGCGTCGAAGGCTTGGCGGTGCAGGGCAGCGCGGAGTCGCTGGGGCAGCACACCACCTCGTCGGTGGTGAAGGGGATCTTCTTCGTGATCGTGATGGACGGCGTGTTCGCGATCTTCTTCGCCGCGATCGGGATGTGA
- a CDS encoding L-alanine-DL-glutamate epimerase-like enolase superfamily enzyme (product_source=COG4948; cath_funfam=3.20.20.120,3.30.390.10; cog=COG4948; ko=KO:K19802; pfam=PF02746,PF13378; smart=SM00922; superfamily=51604,54826), translating into MARIERWPIAGAFTISRGAKTEAVAVVAQISRGGFTGRGECVPYARYGETPEATLATILAMQDGLGKGLDRRTLQALMPASAARNALDCALLDLEAKSRGLRVWDLLKRPAPRACTTAYTISLGTPDAMAAATAKAAYRPLLKIKLGSDDDAARIAAVRKEAPESELIVDANEAWTPGNLEQNLAACEAAGVTLIEQPLPAGQDEALAHIRRPMAVCADESVHDLASLEGLRGRYDAINIKLDKAGGLTEALAMADAAQALGLEIMVGCMVATSLSMAPAMLIAQQARFVDLDGPLLLAGDRDDGLRYDDSTVYPPDAALWG; encoded by the coding sequence ATGGCCCGGATCGAACGCTGGCCAATCGCCGGCGCCTTCACCATCAGCCGCGGCGCCAAGACGGAGGCCGTGGCGGTGGTAGCCCAGATCAGCCGCGGCGGTTTTACCGGCCGCGGCGAATGCGTGCCCTATGCCCGCTACGGCGAAACCCCCGAAGCGACCCTGGCCACAATCCTGGCGATGCAGGACGGCCTGGGCAAAGGTCTCGACCGGCGTACCCTGCAGGCGCTCATGCCCGCGAGCGCGGCCCGCAACGCGCTGGATTGCGCGCTGCTCGACCTGGAGGCCAAGAGCCGAGGGCTGCGCGTCTGGGACCTGCTGAAGCGCCCGGCGCCGCGCGCCTGCACCACCGCCTATACGATCTCGCTGGGCACCCCCGATGCGATGGCGGCGGCTACGGCAAAGGCCGCATACCGGCCGCTGCTGAAGATCAAGCTCGGCAGCGACGATGATGCCGCCCGGATCGCGGCTGTACGAAAAGAAGCCCCGGAATCCGAGCTGATCGTCGATGCCAACGAGGCCTGGACGCCCGGCAATCTCGAACAAAATCTTGCGGCCTGCGAGGCGGCGGGCGTCACGCTGATCGAACAGCCGCTGCCCGCCGGACAGGATGAGGCGCTGGCCCATATCCGCCGGCCGATGGCGGTCTGCGCCGACGAGAGCGTGCACGACCTCGCCTCGCTCGAAGGGCTGCGCGGCCGCTACGACGCCATCAACATCAAGCTCGACAAGGCCGGCGGCCTCACCGAAGCACTGGCGATGGCCGATGCGGCTCAGGCGCTCGGACTGGAAATCATGGTCGGCTGCATGGTTGCGACCTCGCTGTCGATGGCGCCGGCGATGCTGATCGCCCAACAGGCCCGCTTCGTCGATCTCGATGGCCCCTTGCTGCTGGCCGGCGACCGCGACGACGGCCTGCGCTACGACGACAGCACGGTCTATCCGCCTGACGCGGCACTCTGGGGCTGA
- a CDS encoding PPP family 3-phenylpropionic acid transporter (product_source=KO:K05820; cath_funfam=1.20.1250.20; cog=COG0477; ko=KO:K05820; pfam=PF12832; superfamily=103473; transmembrane_helix_parts=Inside_1_21,TMhelix_22_44,Outside_45_53,TMhelix_54_76,Inside_77_80,TMhelix_81_103,Outside_104_106,TMhelix_107_126,Inside_127_146,TMhelix_147_169,Outside_170_172,TMhelix_173_195,Inside_196_214,TMhelix_215_237,Outside_238_241,TMhelix_242_264,Inside_265_270,TMhelix_271_293,Outside_294_302,TMhelix_303_325,Inside_326_337,TMhelix_338_360,Outside_361_364,TMhelix_365_384,Inside_385_405) has product MISESDTAIASQIPARRFAARLALFYGAVFGSVGTYLPFFPVWLRAVGIDPSWIGLITAVPSVTRFTVLPFITGLAERHRALRAAMIATAFLTAIGFSIVGLLDQPLLIFIAFALTACMWTPLVPLTDGYALKGVARYGLNYGPLRLWGSAAFVVGALACGLLVEVIAAKHLIWVIAGMAGLGALASVGLQSLTTPGLAPRTLTSATALLRERGFLTIMAASALIQGSHAAYYTFASISWQGTGLGGLTIAVLWALGVTAEIVVFALSPRFTLSPALLVVLGGLSGVTRWLITAQHPPVAVLAVIQLMHGLTYGLTQVGIMGLLVRHVPGHLTATAQGYLTACTGIVMSCAAILSGVIYARYGQGAYYAMALLALAGASVMWFGRHQADTPYGITDQPQSAASGG; this is encoded by the coding sequence ATGATATCCGAATCCGACACCGCGATCGCTTCGCAAATACCGGCCCGGCGATTCGCCGCACGGCTGGCGCTGTTCTATGGCGCGGTGTTTGGCTCGGTCGGCACCTATCTGCCGTTCTTTCCGGTGTGGCTGAGGGCGGTGGGGATCGATCCGTCATGGATCGGGCTGATCACCGCGGTGCCTTCGGTCACCCGCTTCACCGTGCTGCCGTTCATCACCGGGCTGGCGGAACGGCATCGTGCGCTGCGGGCGGCGATGATCGCCACGGCGTTCCTGACCGCAATAGGCTTCTCCATTGTCGGCCTGCTGGACCAGCCGTTGCTGATTTTCATCGCCTTTGCGCTCACCGCTTGCATGTGGACGCCGCTGGTGCCGCTGACGGATGGCTACGCGCTGAAGGGCGTGGCCCGCTATGGCCTGAACTACGGGCCGCTGCGGCTGTGGGGCTCCGCGGCCTTTGTGGTCGGCGCGTTGGCCTGCGGGCTGCTGGTCGAGGTGATTGCGGCAAAGCACCTGATCTGGGTGATTGCCGGCATGGCAGGCCTCGGTGCACTCGCCAGCGTCGGGCTGCAGTCGCTGACGACGCCCGGGCTCGCGCCGCGCACCCTGACGAGTGCCACCGCGCTGCTGCGCGAGCGCGGCTTTCTAACCATCATGGCAGCGTCGGCGCTGATCCAGGGCAGTCATGCCGCCTATTACACCTTTGCCTCGATCTCCTGGCAGGGCACAGGCTTGGGCGGCCTGACCATCGCCGTGTTGTGGGCACTCGGCGTGACGGCGGAGATCGTGGTGTTCGCGCTGTCGCCGCGCTTCACGCTGTCGCCGGCATTGCTGGTCGTGCTCGGCGGGCTCAGCGGCGTGACGCGCTGGCTGATCACGGCGCAGCACCCGCCCGTCGCCGTGCTCGCAGTGATTCAACTGATGCACGGCCTGACCTACGGACTGACCCAGGTAGGCATCATGGGTCTGCTGGTCCGGCACGTTCCGGGCCACCTCACCGCCACGGCGCAGGGCTATCTGACCGCCTGCACCGGCATCGTCATGAGCTGCGCGGCGATCCTGTCCGGTGTCATCTATGCGCGCTACGGGCAGGGCGCCTATTACGCGATGGCTTTGCTGGCGCTGGCCGGCGCCAGCGTGATGTGGTTCGGCCGGCATCAGGCGGACACGCCTTACGGCATCACAGATCAGCCCCAGAGTGCCGCGTCAGGCGGATAG
- a CDS encoding hypothetical protein (product_source=Hypo-rule applied) has protein sequence MAEEAFALSPISARPTVPGEADYDAIREAFMETARGRWFLSEYAKRNRHTDTGMVLEAVARIEASLAAQKQAPAISLIESLGAIRSAVRQAKATAIEAMPRAESDETLTAARNGARIIREIAWTLRECGADARICDLLDTQVKAIDAAQQSSAGDGREEVLASYDLLMQRIEQLVDGSTAAPASYANTETPPVATEKPAQSAAETREASVTPLFKSQASEVLAETVTISQPAAPRATAQPATMETVAEAAAPIADSPAEFAATMAEASVPMPMDEVASAPETTLEAEAEHDLAVLDMVAMEMGAPDLSEPDVAASEMMQPEAPETQAAEPEAIHPDLMTLAQIAEVALAPEPPQPEVAPQAPAPSLGAALIANGVISNPDAPASDPLAPIRRMSQAEKIAFFS, from the coding sequence ATGGCCGAAGAAGCATTTGCCCTGTCGCCGATTTCCGCCCGCCCCACCGTGCCCGGGGAAGCGGACTACGACGCGATTCGCGAAGCCTTCATGGAGACGGCGCGCGGTCGCTGGTTCCTCAGCGAATACGCCAAGCGCAACCGCCACACCGACACCGGCATGGTGCTCGAAGCAGTGGCGCGGATCGAAGCCAGTCTGGCGGCGCAGAAGCAGGCCCCGGCGATCAGCCTGATCGAATCGCTCGGCGCGATCCGCAGCGCCGTGCGGCAGGCCAAGGCCACCGCGATCGAGGCGATGCCGCGCGCGGAGTCCGACGAGACGCTGACCGCAGCCCGCAACGGCGCGCGGATCATCCGCGAGATCGCCTGGACCTTGCGCGAATGCGGCGCCGATGCGCGGATCTGCGATCTCCTGGATACCCAGGTCAAGGCGATCGATGCCGCGCAGCAGTCGAGCGCCGGCGACGGGCGCGAAGAGGTGCTGGCGAGCTACGATCTGCTGATGCAGCGGATCGAACAACTCGTTGATGGCAGTACGGCGGCTCCTGCATCTTACGCAAATACGGAAACGCCGCCAGTTGCAACGGAGAAGCCGGCGCAATCGGCCGCAGAAACACGCGAAGCATCGGTGACGCCGCTGTTCAAATCGCAGGCGAGCGAAGTACTGGCCGAGACCGTCACGATCTCGCAGCCCGCGGCGCCGCGCGCAACCGCGCAGCCTGCCACGATGGAGACAGTCGCAGAAGCGGCAGCTCCGATCGCGGACTCTCCTGCAGAATTCGCAGCCACGATGGCGGAAGCCTCAGTGCCGATGCCAATGGACGAAGTCGCCAGCGCACCAGAGACGACCCTCGAGGCCGAAGCGGAGCATGATCTGGCCGTGCTCGACATGGTCGCGATGGAGATGGGCGCGCCAGATCTGAGCGAGCCGGACGTTGCAGCCTCCGAAATGATGCAGCCTGAGGCGCCCGAAACTCAGGCGGCCGAGCCCGAGGCGATCCATCCCGATCTCATGACGCTGGCGCAGATCGCCGAAGTCGCGCTGGCGCCCGAGCCGCCGCAGCCGGAAGTCGCCCCGCAGGCGCCCGCTCCTTCGCTCGGCGCTGCGCTGATCGCCAATGGCGTGATTTCGAATCCCGACGCGCCCGCCTCGGATCCGCTGGCGCCGATCCGGCGCATGAGCCAGGCCGAGAAGATCGCGTTCTTCTCGTAA
- a CDS encoding threonine dehydratase (product_source=KO:K01754; cath_funfam=3.40.50.1100; cog=COG1171; ko=KO:K01754; pfam=PF00291; superfamily=53686), with the protein MTNSPLPITAADIDAAARVIAPYAVRTPLLSSPALDALTGARVFLKPEVLQRTGSFKFRGAFNKLSSIPESARAGGVVAFSSGNHAQGVAASAQILGMPATIVMPSDAPVSKRERTKGYGAEVVLYDRYTEDREAIAGGISSQRGATLVRPYDDPFVMAGQGTVGREIAEDLAAMGLAPDVVVAPASGGGLIAGVATAVKARFSSASIIVAEPEHFDDHGRSLRAGKREAHSNEGRTICDALMASIPGELTFAVNQRLLSQGVVASDTEVGTAIAFAFRDLKLVVEPGGAVALASLMAGRFEARGKTVVIVLSGGNVDADLYAKLINQV; encoded by the coding sequence ATGACAAATTCTCCGCTGCCGATCACCGCCGCCGATATCGACGCTGCCGCCCGCGTCATTGCGCCCTATGCGGTACGCACGCCGCTATTGTCGTCGCCTGCGCTCGATGCGCTGACCGGCGCCAGGGTTTTCCTGAAGCCGGAAGTGCTGCAGCGGACCGGCTCGTTCAAGTTTCGCGGCGCCTTCAACAAGCTGTCGTCGATTCCCGAAAGCGCACGCGCTGGCGGCGTGGTGGCGTTCTCGTCCGGCAATCACGCGCAAGGAGTTGCTGCTTCGGCGCAGATTCTCGGCATGCCGGCCACCATCGTGATGCCATCGGATGCGCCAGTGTCGAAGCGTGAGCGCACCAAGGGCTACGGCGCCGAAGTGGTGCTGTATGATCGCTACACCGAAGACCGCGAAGCGATTGCCGGCGGCATCTCCAGCCAGCGCGGGGCCACGCTGGTGCGGCCCTATGACGATCCCTTCGTGATGGCAGGGCAGGGCACCGTCGGCCGCGAAATCGCGGAAGACCTTGCTGCGATGGGGCTTGCGCCGGACGTCGTCGTCGCGCCTGCGTCGGGCGGCGGTTTGATCGCGGGCGTCGCAACCGCGGTCAAGGCGCGGTTCTCATCAGCGTCGATCATCGTTGCAGAGCCTGAGCATTTCGACGATCACGGGCGCTCGCTGCGTGCCGGCAAGCGCGAGGCCCACAGCAATGAAGGCCGCACCATCTGCGACGCGTTGATGGCGTCGATCCCCGGCGAACTCACCTTTGCGGTGAACCAGCGCCTGCTTTCCCAAGGAGTGGTTGCGTCCGACACGGAAGTCGGTACCGCAATTGCTTTTGCGTTTCGCGATCTCAAGCTGGTGGTCGAGCCCGGCGGCGCGGTCGCGCTGGCGTCGCTGATGGCCGGCCGCTTCGAGGCGCGCGGCAAGACCGTCGTCATCGTGCTGTCAGGCGGCAATGTCGATGCCGACCTCTATGCGAAGCTGATCAATCAGGTTTAA
- a CDS encoding glycosyltransferase involved in cell wall biosynthesis (product_source=COG0438; cath_funfam=3.40.50.2000; cog=COG0438; pfam=PF13439,PF13692; superfamily=53756), which yields MRILIATDAWHPQVNGVVRTLTMMAEAAKGLDVDVSFLTPASFRTFALPSYADLRVALPSRWKIARLIAEANPDNIHIATEGPIGFAVRAYCRRRGIPFTTSFHTRFPEYISARFPIPESWIWAGLRRFHGASSAVMAATPALATELRDRGFSNVVLWPRGVDAGLFHPRKVDLGLPKPIFLSVGRVAVEKNLEAFLSLDLPGTKVVVGDGPARASLERAHPNAVFLGALQGEALAVAYAAADVFVFPSKTDTFGLVLLEALASGVPVAAFPVTGPRDVIGAAPVGVLSDDLQEACLGALKLLPQACLRFAASHTWEASARAFVSNISKVRAEIGADTRATRKHPRFAA from the coding sequence ATGCGCATCCTCATCGCGACAGACGCCTGGCACCCGCAAGTCAACGGTGTGGTGCGGACGCTGACGATGATGGCGGAAGCCGCCAAAGGTCTCGATGTCGACGTCAGCTTCCTCACGCCGGCATCCTTTCGCACCTTCGCGCTGCCGAGCTACGCCGATCTTCGCGTCGCGCTGCCGAGCCGCTGGAAAATCGCGCGGCTGATCGCCGAAGCCAATCCGGACAACATCCACATCGCCACTGAAGGCCCGATCGGCTTTGCGGTGCGGGCCTATTGCCGCCGCCGCGGCATTCCGTTCACCACCAGCTTTCACACCCGGTTTCCGGAGTACATCTCGGCGCGGTTTCCGATTCCGGAATCCTGGATCTGGGCCGGCCTGCGCCGCTTCCACGGCGCCAGCTCCGCGGTGATGGCGGCGACACCGGCGTTGGCCACCGAATTGCGCGACCGCGGATTTAGCAACGTGGTGCTGTGGCCGCGCGGCGTCGATGCCGGTCTGTTTCATCCGCGCAAGGTTGATCTTGGCCTGCCGAAGCCGATCTTTCTCTCGGTGGGACGCGTCGCCGTCGAGAAAAATCTCGAGGCATTTCTTTCGCTGGATCTTCCCGGTACCAAGGTGGTGGTCGGCGACGGCCCGGCGCGCGCCAGCCTGGAGCGCGCTCATCCGAACGCGGTCTTCCTCGGCGCCTTGCAAGGCGAAGCCCTGGCAGTGGCCTATGCCGCCGCCGACGTCTTCGTGTTTCCGAGCAAGACCGACACCTTTGGGCTGGTCCTGCTCGAAGCGCTGGCGAGCGGCGTGCCGGTTGCCGCCTTCCCGGTGACCGGTCCGCGCGACGTGATCGGCGCGGCGCCGGTCGGCGTCCTCAGCGACGACCTGCAGGAGGCGTGTCTGGGCGCCCTCAAACTTTTGCCGCAGGCCTGCCTCCGGTTTGCCGCAAGCCACACCTGGGAGGCCTCAGCGCGGGCATTCGTCAGCAATATCAGCAAGGTACGCGCCGAAATCGGCGCCGACACGCGGGCCACGCGAAAACACCCGCGTTTCGCTGCCTGA